A stretch of the Mesorhizobium sp. Pch-S genome encodes the following:
- a CDS encoding thiamine pyrophosphate-dependent dehydrogenase E1 component subunit alpha yields MATARKAANSDAAQPNLPFAFRKYTAEQLREVLHKMYLIRRFEEGAEDAYMRGLIHGTMHLSIGQEASAMGICMPLTDQDQITSTHRGHGHCIAKGADVKRMFAEFFGKTTGYCKGRGGSMHIADVTKGNLGANGIVAGGIPIAVGAALAAKKLKTGKVAVSFFGDGANNEGAFHEALNMAAVWKLPVIFVCENNGYGMSTSTERSTAVKNIADRASAYAMPGVIVDGNNFSEVAEAADAAVERARAGEGPTLIESKTYRYRGHSKSDRNRYRTKEEIEDWMANRDPIALFEAELKEFGIIDDAGIEAVREAVKKEIADGIEFAKDSPSPEIRDLENYVYTEVA; encoded by the coding sequence ATGGCCACCGCCAGGAAAGCCGCAAACAGCGACGCGGCGCAACCCAACCTGCCATTTGCCTTCCGCAAGTATACGGCTGAGCAGCTGCGCGAAGTGCTGCACAAGATGTATCTGATCCGCCGCTTCGAGGAGGGCGCCGAGGACGCCTACATGCGCGGCCTGATCCACGGCACCATGCATCTGTCCATCGGCCAGGAAGCCAGCGCCATGGGTATCTGCATGCCGCTCACCGACCAGGACCAGATCACCTCGACCCATCGCGGCCATGGTCACTGCATCGCCAAGGGTGCTGATGTAAAGCGCATGTTCGCCGAGTTCTTCGGCAAGACCACAGGCTACTGCAAAGGCCGTGGCGGTTCCATGCACATCGCCGACGTCACCAAGGGCAATCTCGGCGCCAACGGCATCGTCGCCGGCGGCATCCCGATCGCAGTCGGCGCAGCCCTGGCCGCCAAGAAGCTCAAGACCGGCAAGGTCGCCGTCTCCTTCTTCGGCGACGGCGCCAACAACGAGGGCGCTTTCCACGAGGCGCTCAACATGGCTGCCGTCTGGAAATTGCCGGTGATCTTCGTGTGCGAGAACAACGGCTACGGCATGTCGACCTCGACCGAACGGTCGACCGCTGTGAAGAACATCGCCGACCGCGCCAGCGCCTATGCGATGCCTGGCGTCATCGTCGACGGCAACAATTTCTCCGAAGTGGCCGAAGCTGCCGATGCAGCTGTCGAGAGAGCCCGCGCCGGCGAAGGTCCGACGCTGATCGAATCAAAGACCTACCGTTACCGCGGCCATTCCAAGAGCGATCGCAATCGCTATCGCACCAAGGAAGAGATCGAGGACTGGATGGCCAACCGCGATCCGATCGCGCTGTTCGAAGCCGAGCTGAAGGAGTTCGGCATCATCGACGACGCCGGCATCGAGGCGGTGCGCGAAGCGGTGAAGAAGGAGATTGCCGACGGCATCGAGTTCGCCAAGGACAGCCCGAGCCCGGAAATCCGCGACCTTGAGAACTACGTCTATACGGAGGTTGCGTGA
- a CDS encoding HAD family phosphatase, which yields MAAQQLIIFDCDGVLVDSEPLAAEAYERVYEKHGMSGVGADIIAQCVGMKQADIIIRIKELTGHHLQPEQEGDLWTVTRDLFSEKLNPTTGIGSFLRTLEAGRCVASSSSLQRIHHSLDVTGLAPHFGDAIFSSSMVKRGKPAPDIFLYAAEKMGADPANCVVIEDSPFGVEGAVAAGMTAIGYTGGGHTYAGHGERLRAKGAHAACANWREISDRLSGLGFRL from the coding sequence GTGGCGGCACAACAGTTGATCATCTTCGATTGCGACGGCGTCCTGGTGGACAGCGAACCGCTGGCCGCGGAAGCCTATGAGCGCGTCTACGAAAAACACGGCATGAGCGGCGTCGGTGCGGACATCATCGCCCAATGCGTCGGCATGAAGCAGGCCGACATCATCATCCGCATCAAGGAACTGACCGGCCATCACCTGCAACCCGAGCAGGAGGGCGACTTGTGGACGGTGACCCGCGACCTTTTCAGCGAGAAGCTCAATCCGACCACCGGTATAGGGTCATTTCTGCGCACGCTGGAGGCGGGTCGCTGCGTCGCCTCTTCATCGTCGTTGCAACGCATCCACCACAGCCTCGACGTCACCGGCCTCGCACCGCATTTCGGCGACGCGATCTTCTCTTCCTCCATGGTGAAGCGCGGCAAACCGGCTCCGGACATCTTCCTCTACGCCGCCGAGAAGATGGGCGCGGATCCCGCGAACTGCGTGGTCATCGAGGACTCGCCTTTCGGCGTCGAGGGCGCCGTTGCCGCCGGCATGACGGCAATCGGCTACACAGGAGGCGGCCATACCTATGCCGGCCATGGCGAGCGGCTGAGGGCGAAAGGCGCCCATGCAGCGTGTGCGAACTGGCGGGAAATCTCCGACAGGCTGAGCGGGCTCGGCTTCCGACTCTAA
- a CDS encoding substrate-binding domain-containing protein, with product MRKFLSTLAMAAAASTFMSSAPALAETANPFKCQPGEKYVMNVMVSGVEYWFPVYEMFKQAGQQFGCETAYTGTPEYDVNKQIASFDQALAQKPAGILVHPMNSDPFIEPINRAIEQGTAVVTFAADSPNSKRVSYITSDNVAEGTYAADAVAESMGGKGEYAVLENPGQDNHDKRVAAFVARMEAKWPDMKLVGRAASNQDPTKAYQAVLSLAQAHPDLGAVFMPEANSAIGAAQAAKEGGGKIKVMLADVNAKILDMIKAGEIFGSVNPNQGMQGYMGFMLLWLAKHPELIDPMNDAKRAGTNAMKVPFVDNGFSIVTKDNADDFYWDKYLKRRGTKGIEE from the coding sequence TTGCGCAAATTTCTGAGCACGCTCGCCATGGCGGCAGCGGCGTCGACCTTCATGAGTTCGGCTCCGGCGCTTGCTGAAACCGCCAACCCGTTCAAATGCCAGCCCGGCGAAAAATACGTCATGAACGTCATGGTCTCGGGCGTCGAATACTGGTTCCCGGTCTATGAGATGTTCAAGCAGGCCGGCCAGCAGTTCGGCTGCGAGACCGCCTATACCGGCACGCCGGAATATGACGTGAACAAGCAGATCGCCAGCTTCGACCAGGCGCTCGCCCAGAAGCCGGCCGGCATCCTGGTTCATCCGATGAACTCCGATCCCTTCATCGAGCCGATCAACCGCGCCATCGAGCAGGGCACCGCTGTCGTGACCTTCGCGGCCGACTCGCCGAATTCCAAGCGCGTCTCCTACATCACCTCCGACAACGTCGCCGAAGGCACCTATGCTGCCGACGCCGTCGCGGAATCGATGGGCGGCAAGGGCGAATATGCCGTGCTGGAGAACCCCGGCCAGGACAATCATGACAAGCGCGTCGCGGCTTTCGTCGCCCGCATGGAAGCCAAGTGGCCCGACATGAAGCTCGTCGGCCGCGCCGCTTCCAACCAGGACCCGACCAAGGCCTATCAGGCGGTGCTCAGCCTCGCCCAGGCGCATCCAGACCTCGGCGCCGTCTTCATGCCGGAAGCCAATTCGGCGATCGGCGCTGCCCAGGCAGCCAAGGAAGGCGGCGGCAAGATCAAGGTCATGCTGGCCGACGTCAACGCCAAGATCCTCGACATGATCAAGGCCGGCGAGATCTTCGGTTCGGTCAACCCGAACCAGGGCATGCAGGGCTATATGGGCTTCATGCTGCTCTGGCTGGCCAAGCACCCCGAGCTGATCGACCCGATGAACGACGCCAAGCGCGCCGGCACCAACGCCATGAAGGTGCCGTTCGTCGACAACGGCTTCTCGATCGTGACCAAGGACAACGCCGACGATTTCTACTGGGACAAGTATCTCAAGCGGCGTGGCACCAAGGGCATCGAAGAGTAA
- a CDS encoding P1 family peptidase, with product MTHGIRDFGLACGSLPAGALNAITDVAGVRVGHLTLRDGDINTGVTAILPHGGNLFRSKVRAASEVINGFGKTVGLVQLDELGTIETPLLLTNTLSVGTCATALIRQAIRQNPDIGRRTGTVNPLVAECNDGPLNDIQALAVGEEHALAAIEVAGEGPVEQGSVGAGTGMTCFGFKGGIGTTSRRIRLDGRDHHLGALVLSNFGRAGDLVLPDGRRPDPRRPGEAESGSVIIVLATDIPLEHRQLKRVARRAGAGIARLGAFWGHGSGDIAIAFSTADPVDHDEKRGLVPIRVLSESRIDLLFQAAAEATQEAVLNSLLASPAFEGRGGAPRPSLADWLRASA from the coding sequence ATGACCCACGGCATCAGGGATTTCGGTCTGGCCTGCGGCTCGTTGCCTGCGGGTGCGTTGAACGCCATCACCGATGTCGCCGGCGTCCGCGTCGGCCATCTCACGCTGCGCGATGGCGATATCAACACCGGGGTCACCGCCATCCTGCCGCATGGCGGCAATCTTTTCCGCAGCAAGGTGAGGGCGGCATCCGAAGTCATCAACGGCTTCGGCAAGACCGTCGGGCTGGTGCAGCTCGATGAACTCGGAACCATCGAGACACCGTTGCTTCTGACCAACACGCTTTCCGTCGGCACCTGCGCCACCGCCCTGATCCGGCAGGCGATCCGGCAAAACCCCGACATCGGTCGCCGCACCGGCACCGTCAATCCGCTCGTCGCCGAATGCAATGACGGTCCGCTCAACGACATCCAGGCGCTGGCGGTTGGCGAGGAGCATGCGCTGGCCGCCATCGAAGTCGCCGGGGAAGGGCCGGTCGAGCAGGGCAGCGTTGGTGCCGGCACCGGCATGACCTGCTTCGGCTTCAAGGGTGGCATCGGCACCACGTCACGCCGCATCAGGCTCGACGGTCGCGATCACCATCTCGGCGCGCTTGTGCTTTCGAATTTCGGTCGCGCTGGCGACCTCGTCCTGCCGGATGGCCGCCGTCCCGATCCGCGCCGGCCGGGCGAGGCCGAGAGCGGCTCGGTGATCATCGTGCTGGCCACCGACATCCCGCTCGAACACCGGCAGCTGAAGCGTGTCGCGCGCCGCGCTGGCGCCGGCATTGCCAGGCTTGGCGCATTCTGGGGCCATGGCAGCGGCGACATCGCCATAGCTTTCTCGACCGCCGATCCGGTCGACCATGACGAGAAGCGCGGCCTCGTTCCGATCCGCGTCCTGAGTGAGTCGCGCATCGACCTGCTGTTCCAGGCCGCCGCCGAGGCAACCCAGGAAGCGGTGCTGAACTCCCTGCTTGCCTCGCCTGCTTTCGAGGGCAGGGGCGGCGCACCCCGGCCATCCCTGGCCGATTGGCTGCGGGCCAGCGCCTGA
- a CDS encoding transcriptional regulator GutM, with product MAIWQWALLALALVWGLQSLGVWLQMRHYSDVFKGITNKYADGFVGAGNYRGRFAKGIIVLMVVTPDLVVRRLLVMSGRSVFAKFRRLEEFEGVALDRIRSNPTIMGEGEPGVAEAVKRAIEQIDRARLEPGKKPGLTGLKTVSA from the coding sequence ATGGCAATCTGGCAGTGGGCACTGCTCGCGCTTGCGCTCGTCTGGGGGCTGCAGTCCCTCGGCGTCTGGCTGCAGATGCGGCACTATTCCGACGTCTTCAAAGGCATCACCAACAAATACGCCGACGGCTTCGTCGGTGCCGGAAATTATCGCGGCCGCTTTGCCAAGGGCATCATCGTCCTGATGGTGGTGACGCCTGATCTCGTCGTGCGCCGCCTGCTTGTCATGAGCGGCCGTTCGGTGTTCGCCAAGTTCAGGCGACTTGAAGAATTCGAGGGCGTTGCCCTCGATCGTATCCGGTCCAATCCTACGATCATGGGAGAGGGGGAACCCGGTGTGGCCGAGGCCGTGAAGCGGGCGATCGAACAGATCGACCGGGCACGGCTGGAGCCGGGAAAGAAGCCGGGTCTGACCGGCTTGAAGACAGTCAGCGCATAA
- a CDS encoding alpha-ketoacid dehydrogenase subunit beta, which yields MDVAVRELSYAQAIQEAMAIAMEQDERVFLMGEDIGVYGGAFQVTGDLVERFGSERVMDTPISELGGAGVAVGAALTGLRPIFEFQFSDFATLAMEQIVNQAAKMRFMLGGEVSVPVVMRFPAGSGTGAAAQHSQSLEAWLGHVPGLKVIQPATPHDVKGMLLAAVADPDPVMIFEHKLLYKMKGPVPEGHYTVPIGKADVRRQGRDLTIVATSIMVHKALEAAAALQAEGIDIEVIDLRTVRPMDKQTIIDSVKKTSRLLCVYEAVKTLGIGAEVSAAVAESDAFDYLDAPIVRLGGAEIPIPYNPDLEKATVPQVPDIIAAARDLAKGKR from the coding sequence ATGGACGTCGCAGTGCGTGAACTGAGTTATGCCCAGGCCATCCAGGAAGCCATGGCGATCGCCATGGAGCAGGATGAGCGCGTGTTCCTGATGGGCGAGGACATCGGCGTCTATGGCGGCGCCTTCCAGGTCACCGGCGATCTGGTCGAGCGTTTCGGCTCCGAGCGCGTCATGGACACGCCGATCTCGGAACTGGGCGGTGCGGGTGTTGCCGTCGGCGCGGCCTTGACTGGCCTGCGACCGATCTTCGAATTCCAGTTCTCCGATTTTGCCACGCTCGCCATGGAACAGATCGTCAACCAGGCCGCCAAGATGCGCTTCATGCTGGGCGGCGAGGTTTCGGTTCCCGTGGTGATGCGCTTCCCGGCCGGTTCCGGCACCGGTGCTGCCGCGCAGCACAGCCAGAGCCTGGAAGCCTGGCTCGGCCACGTGCCTGGCCTGAAGGTCATCCAGCCGGCGACTCCGCATGATGTGAAGGGCATGCTGCTAGCAGCTGTTGCCGATCCGGACCCGGTCATGATCTTCGAGCACAAGCTGCTCTACAAGATGAAGGGCCCGGTGCCGGAAGGCCATTACACCGTGCCGATCGGCAAGGCCGATGTCCGCCGCCAGGGCCGCGACCTCACCATCGTCGCCACCTCGATCATGGTGCACAAGGCGCTTGAAGCGGCCGCCGCATTGCAGGCCGAGGGCATCGACATCGAGGTCATCGACCTGCGCACCGTGCGCCCGATGGACAAGCAGACCATCATCGACAGCGTCAAGAAGACCTCGCGGCTGCTGTGTGTCTACGAGGCGGTGAAGACGCTGGGCATCGGCGCCGAGGTCAGCGCCGCGGTCGCCGAGAGCGACGCTTTCGACTATCTCGATGCACCGATCGTGCGCCTTGGCGGCGCCGAAATCCCGATCCCCTACAATCCGGATCTCGAAAAGGCGACGGTGCCACAGGTGCCGGACATCATCGCGGCCGCGCGCGACCTTGCCAAGGGAAAGCGCTGA
- a CDS encoding NAD(P)H-dependent oxidoreductase: MASNIALTGLARDLEERGKSGKPIRIGLIGSGEMGTDIVTRVAHMSGIEIGAISELNIPNAHKAVDIAFQEGGHSKEVSNASAMTEAMEAGKVAVTNDADLIINNDLIDVVIDATGVPAVGAEIGLRAMEHGKHLVMMNVEADVTIGAYLKSEADRLGVTYSLGAGDEPSSCMELIEFVSAMGHPIVAAGKGKNNPLNIDATPPAYEEEAARRHMNVRMLVEFVDGSKTMVEMAAIANATGLVPDKAGMHGPAATLGELNKVLVPEKDGGVLSRVGVVDYSIGKGVAPGVFVVADMSHPRVSERMEDLKMGKGPYFTFHRPYHLTSLEVPLTCARVVLYGKADMVPLAKPVAEVCAVAKKDMQPGERLDAIGEYCYRAWIMTAPEARAAKAIPCGLLQGGSVTAPIRKGDLITYANAAPAPGSKIAELRARQDKLVYGN, encoded by the coding sequence ATGGCTTCCAATATTGCGTTGACGGGCCTTGCCCGTGATCTCGAGGAGCGCGGCAAGTCCGGAAAGCCGATCCGCATCGGCCTGATCGGCTCGGGCGAGATGGGCACCGATATCGTCACGCGCGTCGCCCACATGTCCGGCATCGAGATCGGCGCGATCTCCGAATTGAACATTCCCAACGCCCACAAGGCCGTGGACATCGCCTTCCAGGAGGGCGGCCATTCGAAGGAAGTCTCGAACGCTTCGGCCATGACCGAGGCCATGGAAGCCGGCAAGGTTGCCGTCACCAACGATGCCGACCTCATCATCAACAACGACCTGATCGACGTCGTCATCGATGCTACGGGCGTTCCGGCCGTCGGCGCGGAAATCGGCCTGCGTGCGATGGAGCACGGCAAGCACCTCGTCATGATGAATGTCGAGGCCGACGTCACCATCGGCGCCTATCTGAAGAGCGAGGCCGATCGGCTCGGCGTCACCTACTCGCTGGGTGCGGGCGATGAGCCATCCTCCTGCATGGAGCTGATCGAATTCGTCTCGGCCATGGGCCATCCCATCGTCGCCGCCGGCAAGGGCAAGAACAATCCGCTCAACATCGACGCCACCCCTCCCGCCTATGAGGAGGAGGCAGCGCGCCGTCATATGAACGTGCGCATGCTGGTCGAATTCGTCGACGGCTCCAAGACCATGGTCGAGATGGCGGCGATCGCCAACGCCACCGGCCTCGTGCCCGACAAGGCCGGCATGCATGGGCCTGCCGCAACGCTGGGCGAACTCAACAAAGTGCTGGTCCCGGAAAAGGATGGCGGCGTCCTCTCCAGGGTCGGCGTCGTCGACTACTCCATCGGCAAGGGCGTCGCGCCTGGCGTGTTCGTCGTCGCCGACATGTCGCATCCGCGTGTCTCGGAGCGTATGGAAGACCTGAAGATGGGCAAGGGCCCATACTTCACTTTCCATCGGCCTTATCACCTGACGTCGCTCGAAGTGCCGCTCACCTGCGCCCGCGTCGTCCTTTATGGCAAGGCCGACATGGTGCCGCTGGCCAAGCCCGTCGCGGAAGTCTGCGCCGTCGCCAAGAAGGACATGCAGCCGGGCGAGAGGCTCGATGCCATTGGCGAGTACTGCTACCGCGCCTGGATCATGACTGCGCCGGAAGCCCGCGCCGCCAAGGCCATTCCATGCGGCCTGCTGCAGGGCGGTTCGGTGACCGCGCCTATCAGGAAGGGCGACCTGATCACCTATGCCAACGCCGCTCCGGCGCCAGGCTCCAAGATCGCCGAGCTGCGCGCCCGGCAGGACAAGCTCGTCTACGGAAACTGA
- a CDS encoding PTS glucitol/sorbitol transporter subunit IIC has translation MSVISLLAQHADMAVQHLHAAGAVVQDAALHGKLAVSHASDNLVVLAQADSGPITVEQFKEKLNEVAKEEQLGWLTAIGKYFIGIFQKGGEVFAGFVTGIIPTLVVLMTAFYAITELVGEERVHGLARGAGRIALTRYTVLPLLAVFFLTNPMAYTFGSFLEEKHKPAFYDAAVSYVHPPLGLFPHINPGEYFVWGGVLVALLELEKKGVVVAGYHIKVAIWYAIVGLVVILLKGMLTERITAIMARRQGVEL, from the coding sequence ATGTCTGTAATTTCATTGTTGGCGCAGCACGCCGACATGGCCGTCCAGCACCTGCACGCAGCAGGCGCGGTCGTCCAGGATGCTGCCTTGCACGGCAAGCTTGCCGTTTCTCATGCCAGCGACAATCTTGTCGTCCTGGCGCAGGCCGACAGCGGCCCGATCACCGTCGAACAGTTCAAGGAGAAGCTGAACGAAGTCGCCAAGGAAGAGCAGCTCGGCTGGCTGACCGCCATCGGCAAGTATTTCATAGGCATCTTCCAGAAGGGTGGCGAGGTCTTCGCCGGCTTCGTCACTGGCATCATCCCGACATTGGTGGTGCTGATGACGGCGTTCTACGCCATCACGGAACTGGTCGGCGAGGAGCGCGTGCACGGCCTTGCCCGCGGCGCCGGCCGCATCGCGCTCACCCGCTACACGGTGCTGCCGCTGCTCGCCGTCTTCTTCCTCACCAATCCGATGGCCTATACCTTCGGTTCCTTCCTCGAAGAGAAGCACAAGCCGGCCTTCTATGACGCGGCCGTATCCTACGTGCATCCGCCGCTCGGCCTGTTCCCGCACATCAATCCCGGCGAATATTTCGTCTGGGGCGGCGTGCTGGTCGCGCTGCTCGAGCTGGAGAAGAAGGGCGTGGTCGTTGCCGGCTACCACATCAAGGTGGCCATCTGGTACGCCATCGTCGGTCTCGTCGTGATCCTGCTCAAGGGCATGCTGACCGAACGCATCACCGCCATCATGGCACGCCGTCAGGGCGTCGAGCTGTAA
- a CDS encoding pyruvate dehydrogenase complex dihydrolipoamide acetyltransferase yields the protein MPVEVILPKVDMDMATGQISRWFFEEGASVKQGDVLFEIETDKAAMEIDAPASGTLRNITGKERVDIPVGAAVAWIYAEGEEAAAPVATAPGPVEPQPVANGKAETPMSSSQDKPAQTALAVQETPASAGAVRATPLARRLAREAGLDLAVVTGSGPHGRVVKADVEAAIAGGRVAKAAAAPAAAPVAAAPAAAPAVKPLSDEAVLKLFEQGSYDLVPHDNMRKTIARRLVEAKSTIPHFYLTLDCELDALLKLRSELNAAAPMRKTEKGDVPAYKLSVNDMIIKAMAQALVAVPDANASWTDSAMVKHRHADVGVAVSIPGGLITPIVRKADQKTLSVISNEMKDLAKRARDRKLKPEEYQGGTTAVSNLGMFGIKDFAAVINPPHATILAVGAGEERAVVKGGEIRIATVMSVTLSTDHRAVDGALGAELLGAFKRIIENPMTMLV from the coding sequence ATGCCGGTCGAAGTCATCCTTCCCAAGGTCGACATGGACATGGCGACCGGGCAGATCTCGCGCTGGTTCTTCGAGGAAGGCGCCAGCGTCAAGCAGGGCGATGTCCTGTTCGAGATCGAGACCGACAAGGCGGCGATGGAGATCGATGCGCCGGCTTCCGGTACGCTGCGTAACATCACCGGCAAGGAACGCGTCGACATTCCGGTCGGCGCCGCTGTGGCCTGGATCTATGCCGAAGGCGAAGAAGCTGCTGCGCCTGTTGCGACGGCGCCGGGCCCTGTCGAACCGCAGCCTGTCGCCAACGGAAAAGCCGAGACACCGATGTCCTCCTCCCAGGACAAGCCCGCGCAGACTGCGCTCGCCGTGCAGGAGACGCCTGCGTCGGCAGGCGCGGTCCGCGCCACGCCGTTGGCGCGCCGGCTGGCACGTGAGGCGGGGCTCGATCTGGCAGTCGTCACCGGGTCCGGCCCGCATGGTCGCGTGGTGAAGGCGGATGTCGAGGCGGCGATTGCCGGTGGTCGCGTGGCCAAGGCTGCTGCTGCTCCGGCTGCGGCGCCAGTTGCCGCCGCTCCGGCTGCCGCGCCTGCGGTCAAGCCGTTGTCGGACGAAGCGGTGCTCAAGCTGTTCGAGCAGGGCTCCTACGACCTCGTCCCGCACGACAATATGAGGAAGACCATCGCCCGCCGTCTGGTCGAGGCGAAGTCGACCATCCCGCATTTCTACCTCACCCTCGACTGCGAGCTGGACGCACTGCTGAAGCTGCGCTCCGAACTCAATGCCGCCGCCCCGATGCGGAAGACCGAAAAGGGCGATGTCCCGGCCTACAAGCTTTCGGTCAACGACATGATCATCAAGGCGATGGCACAGGCGCTGGTCGCCGTGCCGGATGCCAATGCGTCGTGGACGGATAGTGCCATGGTCAAGCACAGGCATGCCGATGTCGGCGTGGCGGTGTCGATCCCGGGCGGGCTGATCACGCCGATCGTGCGGAAGGCCGACCAGAAGACGCTGTCGGTGATCTCCAACGAGATGAAGGACCTGGCCAAACGGGCGCGCGACCGCAAGCTGAAGCCGGAAGAGTATCAGGGCGGCACCACGGCGGTGTCGAACCTCGGCATGTTCGGCATCAAGGACTTCGCTGCCGTCATCAACCCGCCGCATGCGACGATCCTGGCGGTTGGCGCGGGCGAGGAACGGGCGGTGGTGAAGGGTGGCGAGATCAGGATCGCCACCGTGATGTCGGTGACGCTGTCGACCGACCATCGCGCCGTTGACGGTGCGCTGGGAGCCGAACTGCTCGGCGCCTTCAAGCGCATCATCGAAAACCCGATGACCATGCTGGTCTAG
- a CDS encoding sugar ABC transporter ATP-binding protein — protein sequence MTDAPVLQIRNLSKAFGPVKALSGVELELRRGEVHALCGENGAGKSTLMNMIGGVLQPDEGEILIDGKPVTIASPAAAQKLGIALVHQEIALCQDATVAENICMAAINARRAPLMNYGEVYAQAEKAMNQLAPIPVRTRVADLSISSQQLVEIAKALTLDCKVLILDEPTAALTETEAQRLFSIVRDLKARGISVIYISHRMAEIFSLCDRVTVFRDGRYVATEAIAATSPDDVVRKMVGREITQLYPDKLAADAMPGLTLLSVKGLSDGSRFADIDVDLKAGEILGIGGLIGAGRSEIAQTICGLRQASAGTVALDGKPLTIRSYADAVQAGLVYLSEDRKGSGVFLDLSIAANVSALDLGKLTGRFGLLDRRAEANQATSLAKRLGVRMAGIDAPVSTLSGGNQQKVAIAKQLSVSPKVIIMDEPTRGIDVGAKVEIHRLLRDLANQGVGILVISSELPELIGLCDRVLVVREGAIAGELGAGELDEEAIIMLASGVQPGAANQGLANHVA from the coding sequence GTGACCGACGCGCCCGTCCTTCAGATCCGCAACCTTTCCAAGGCGTTCGGCCCGGTCAAGGCGCTGAGCGGCGTCGAGCTCGAGCTGCGGCGCGGCGAGGTGCATGCACTGTGCGGCGAGAACGGCGCCGGCAAGTCGACGCTGATGAACATGATCGGTGGCGTGCTGCAGCCCGACGAAGGCGAAATCCTGATCGATGGCAAGCCGGTCACGATCGCATCGCCGGCAGCAGCTCAGAAACTCGGCATCGCGCTGGTGCACCAGGAGATCGCGCTCTGCCAGGACGCGACAGTGGCCGAAAACATCTGCATGGCGGCGATCAACGCCCGCCGCGCACCGCTGATGAACTATGGCGAAGTCTACGCGCAGGCCGAAAAAGCGATGAACCAGCTCGCGCCCATTCCGGTGCGGACCAGGGTCGCCGACCTTTCCATTTCCAGCCAGCAGCTGGTCGAGATCGCCAAGGCGCTGACCCTCGACTGCAAGGTGCTGATCCTTGACGAGCCGACCGCGGCGCTGACTGAAACAGAGGCGCAACGGCTGTTTTCCATCGTGCGCGACCTGAAGGCGCGCGGCATCTCCGTGATCTATATCAGCCACCGCATGGCCGAGATCTTTTCGCTCTGCGACCGTGTCACCGTTTTCCGCGACGGGCGCTATGTCGCAACAGAGGCCATCGCGGCGACCTCGCCCGACGATGTCGTGCGCAAGATGGTCGGACGCGAAATCACGCAGCTCTATCCCGACAAGCTTGCCGCCGATGCTATGCCCGGCCTGACGCTTCTCTCCGTCAAAGGCCTGTCAGACGGCAGCCGCTTCGCCGATATCGACGTTGACCTGAAGGCCGGCGAGATCCTCGGCATCGGCGGCCTCATCGGCGCCGGCCGCAGCGAGATCGCCCAGACGATCTGCGGCCTGCGGCAGGCCAGTGCCGGCACCGTCGCGCTCGACGGCAAGCCGCTCACCATCCGCAGCTATGCCGACGCCGTGCAGGCCGGCCTTGTCTACCTTTCCGAGGACCGCAAGGGCTCCGGCGTGTTCCTCGACCTCTCGATCGCGGCCAATGTCTCGGCGCTCGACCTCGGCAAGCTCACCGGCCGCTTCGGCCTGCTCGACCGTCGCGCCGAAGCCAACCAGGCGACGAGCCTCGCCAAACGCCTTGGCGTGCGCATGGCCGGCATCGACGCGCCGGTCTCGACGCTTTCCGGCGGCAACCAGCAGAAGGTGGCAATCGCCAAGCAGCTTTCGGTTTCGCCCAAGGTCATCATCATGGACGAGCCGACGCGCGGCATCGACGTCGGCGCCAAGGTCGAGATCCATCGCCTGCTACGCGACCTCGCCAACCAGGGGGTCGGCATCCTCGTCATCTCCTCCGAACTGCCCGAACTCATCGGCCTGTGCGACCGGGTCCTGGTCGTGCGCGAAGGCGCGATCGCCGGCGAACTCGGCGCTGGCGAACTCGACGAGGAAGCCATCATCATGCTGGCCTCCGGCGTACAGCCAGGCGCAGCAAACCAGGGACTAGCAAACCATGTCGCCTAG